Proteins encoded by one window of Vitis vinifera cultivar Pinot Noir 40024 chromosome 10, ASM3070453v1:
- the LOC100246382 gene encoding protein TIFY 5A, whose product MKSRNCNLELSLLPSTAYRHKMMMEMGRGSPQEQQQQQQLTIFYDGRVCVCEVTELQARAIILTASREVETKTPTASDVTMVSPSLQSQLYSPTGLSMKRSLRSFLQKRKNRIEATSPYGH is encoded by the exons ATGAAGAGCAGGAACTGCAATTTGGAACTAAGCCTTCTTCCCTCCACTGCTTACCGTCACAAAATGAT GATGGAGATGGGAAGAGGAAGCCCACAagagcagcagcagcagcagcagctgaCCATTTTCTATGACGGGAGGGTTTGCGTATGTGAAGTTACAGAGCTTCAG GCTAGAGCCATAATACTTACTGCAAGTAGAGAAGTGGAGACGAAAACCCCAACTGCCTCAGACGTGACCATGGTCTCGCCATCTCTGCAATCCCAGCTGTACAGCCCTACTGGCCTTTCAATGAAGAGATCGCTGCGAAGCTTCCTCCAGAAGCGAAAAAATAGGATTGAAGCCACCTCCCCATACGGTCATTAG